The following coding sequences lie in one Girardinichthys multiradiatus isolate DD_20200921_A chromosome 13, DD_fGirMul_XY1, whole genome shotgun sequence genomic window:
- the LOC124878738 gene encoding toll-like receptor 13 — translation MAASETWSSHFILRLFCLLLHINPSLAYSLKNCTILYQENPSAGVSVECANRKLVIVPDDIPKEAVSIELGGNRLQKIKDDFRGMFRLRYLSLAKNCITRVDDGSFIDLVSLKTLIMPHNELINLTRNMFLGLSNITMLDLSHNSIAFIHCSAFQPLTNLQILDLAHNGLQDIAYIQPIIQLPQIQMLKLRCNQFSSFETKMFLLNESSSLEQLIISGNRLKKFSITTPIFPHLQMIDLSGSLATIKLKWDIPDKMLLAEITQLYVDEDVISFKGMRNVLQNLISLTHLRITLVHNWIRNGLLSTACKIQSLRRLDLFYNNLNNLTLKLAPCSQLRELYLQQTCLNELPKGSIKSMQMLQVLNVSENKLTRVSYDIRSLAFLKILHLDNNYISNLNCEDFENTTRLTELKLNTNQISNLDRCVLEHLTELKYLDLSHNNLKKFGDTFKLALHKLEYLDMSENDIDELFANTFDGLQSLKHFNIASDNIPLMENETFLELRNLEDLNISFSYGHNPELQGLQHLVNLTVYLGKGFSLKTPYQNKYGTLNNLNLLKTLTVINNLDNINFLKNCVKMLEAMRYLETFKAVNVYEQALDVDTFRFNTRLNSLTLTGSDMTDLNPELFRPIRNLQILDLSGSMLKYVNFLMQANLSALRYLKLAHNEIMVIDEVVFSSLPSLTFLDLSNNPFTCDCSNAGFIQWAKNNKQTQVVNTQYVCSFPAHKRGTLLLDFHIESCWDDVSFIFFISSTCLVLLTLLTCLVGHFKRDHLVYTFQLFLAFLYDTRRRKKIDPHQFDAFVSYSTHDEDWVYKEMLPVLEGEQGWRLCLHHRDFQPGKPIIENIADAIYGSRKTICVISRRYLQSEWCSNEIQMASFRLFDEQKDVLILLFLEEIPPHHLSPYYRMRKLLKKRTYLSWPKAAQHPGVFWQNVQRALQTGDDLIENTDLLPRPTVC, via the exons ATGGCTGCATCAGAAACTTGGTCTTCACACTTCATTCTGAGACTTTTCTGTCTCCTGCTTCATATTAACCCTTCTCTGGCTTATTCACTGAAAAACTGTACAATACTCTATCAGGAGAACCCATCTGCTGGTGTTTCTGTGGAATGTGCAAACAGGAAACTTGTGATTGTCCCTGATGATATTCCCAAAGAGGCTGTTTCAATAGAACTTGGAGGCAATCGACTTCAGAAAATTAAAGATGATTTCCGTGGCATGTTTAGACTGAGATATCTGAGTTTGGCAAAGAATTGCATTACTCGTGTGGATGATGGCTCTTTCATTGATTTGGTTTCATTGAAAACACTCATCATGCCACATAATGAGCTCATCAACCTGACTAGAAACATGTTTCTTGGCCTGTCCAACATTACCATGCTTGATCTAAGTCATAATAGTATTGCGTTCATTCATTGCTCTGCCTTTCAGCCCCTGACAAATTTACAAATTTTGGATTTAGCTCATAATGGGCTTCAAGACATTGCCTACATTCAGCCCATTATTCAGTTGCCACAAATACAAATGCTTAAACTTAGATGTAATCAGTTCTCTTCTTTtgagaccaaaatgttcctgCTGAATGAATCTTCAAGTTTAGAACAGCTGATTATTTCTGGTAACCGCTTGAAAAAGTTCAGCATCACAACACCAATCTTTCCTCACCTTCAGATGATAGATCTTTCAGGTAGTTTAGCTACTATTAAATTGAAATGGGACATACCTGACAAAATGTTATTAGCAGAGATAACACAGCTTTATGTTGATGAGGATGTGATTTCCTTTAAAGGGATGCGAAACGTCCTGCAGAATCTCATCTCATTGACACATCTGAGAATAACTTTGGTGCACAATTGGATAAGGAACGGACTTTTATCCACTGCCTGCAAAATACAATCACTAAGGAGGCTGGATTTGTTCTACAACAATCTAAACAACCTGACTTTGAAACTTGCACCATGCTCACAGCTCagagagctttaccttcagcaAACTTGCCTCAATGAACTGCCAAAAGGCTCAATAAAATCAATGCAGATGCTGCAGGTCCTAAATGTGAGTGAAAACAAGCTCACCAGAGTTTCCTATGACATTAGGAGCCTTGCCTTCCTTAAGATCTTGCACTTGGATAATAATTATATCTCAAATCTGAACTGTGAAGATTTTGAGAACACAACACGTCTTACAGAGCTTAAACTGAATACAAACCAAATTTCCAATCTAGATAGATGTGTCTTAGAGCATCTTACAGAACTAAAGTATTTAGATCTAAGTCACAATAACCTGAAGAAATTTGGAGACACATTTAAACTTGCCCTGCATAAGCTGGAGTACTTGGACATGAGTGAAAATGACATAGATGAATTATTTGCAAATACATTTGATGGTTTACAGTCcttaaaacatttcaacattGCCTCTGATAACATACCActaatggaaaatgaaacatttcttgAACTGAGAAACCTAGAAGATCTAAATATATCATTTTCTTACGGGCATAACCCCGAACTTCAGGGATTGCAGCACTTGGTAAATCTTACAGTTTACCTTGGAAAAGGCTTTTCTTTGAAAACTCCTTATCAAAACAAATATGGCaccttaaataatttaaatttgttaaaaactCTTACAGTTATCAACAACCTAGATAACattaattttcttaaaaattgTGTGAAAATGCTTGAAGCTATGAGATATTTGGAAACTTTCAAAGCTGTGAATGTCTATGAGCAAGCTCTAGATGTTGATACATTTCGGTTTAACACCCGGCTCAACAGTCTAACATTAACAGGTAGTGATATGACAGATTTGAACCCTGAACTGTTTCGACCAATCAGAAACCTGCAGATATTAGATCTTTCTGGCTCAATgctgaaatatgttaattttttgATGCAGGCTAATCTTTCTGCACTCAGATATCTGAAACTGGCCCACAATGAGATTATGGTGATTGATGAGGTTGTCTTCAGCTCTCTCCCCTCTTTAACATTCTTGGACCTGAGTAATAACCCGTTCACCTGTGACTGCTCAAACGCAGGTTTCATCCAATGGGCAAAGAACAACAAGCAAACACAGGTGGTAAACACTCAGTATGTGTGCTCCTTTCCTGCGCACAAACGAGGAACCTTGTTACTGGATTTCCATATAGAGTCCTGCTGGGATGATGTCAGCTTTATCTTCTTCATTTCGAGCACTTGTCTGGTTCTTCTAACTCTCCTTACATGCTTGGTCGGCCACTTCAAGAGGGATCATCTAGTCTACACATTCCAACTCTTCCTGGCCTTTCTCTACGACACTAGGAGGAGGAAGAAAATTGACCCCCATCAGTTTGATGCCTTTGTGTCCTACAGCACCCACGATGAGGACTGGGTTTACAAAGAGATGCTTCCAGTGTTGGAGGGAGAACAGGGCTGGAGACTCTGTCTGCATCACAGAGACTTCCAACCAG GTAAACCCATCATAGAGAACATCGCTGATGCCATTTATGGCAGCAGGAAAACAATCTGTGTGATCAGCCGCCGCTATCTGCAGAGTGAATGGTGCTCAAATGAGATCCAAATGGCCAG TTTTCGTCTGTTCGATGAGCAGAAAGATGTGCTGATCCTGCTGTTTTTGGAGGAGATCCCTCCCCATCATCTGTCTCCATATTACCGCATGAGGAAGCTGTTGAAGAAACGCACCTACCTGAGCTGGCCTAAAGCAGCACAACACCCAGGAGTCTTCTGGCAGAACGTCCAGAGAGCTCTGCAGACAGGGGACGATCTCATTGAGAACACAGACCTGCTGCCTAGACCAACAGTATGTTGA